In a genomic window of Passer domesticus isolate bPasDom1 chromosome 3, bPasDom1.hap1, whole genome shotgun sequence:
- the KLC4 gene encoding kinesin light chain 4 isoform X3: MSTMVYPREEKLDKLSQEEIISNTKLVMQGLEALKNEHNSILHSLLETIKCLKKDEEANLVHEKSNLLRKSVEMIELGLGEAQVMMALSNHLNAVESEKQKLRAQVRRLCQENQWLRDELANTQQKLQRSEQTVAQLEEEKKHLEFMNQLKKYDEDVSPSEEKEGDSTKDSLDDLFPNEEEEHGPGLPHQHSSAVAAAQQGGYEIPARLRTLHNLVIQYASQGRYEVAVPLCKQALEDLEKTSGHDHPDVATMLNILALVYRDQNKYKEAAHLLNDALSIREKTLGKDHPAVAATLNNLAVLYGKRGKYKEAEPLCKRALEIREKVLGKDHPDVAKQLNNLALLCQNQGKYDEVEYYYCRALEIYESCLGPDDPNVAKTKNNLASCYLKQGKYKDAEVLYKEILTRAHVKEFGSVDDEHKPIWMHAEEREEMSKSKHRDSAPYAEYGGWYKACKVSSPTVNTTLRNLGALYRRQGKLEAAETLEECAVRSRRQGIDPINQTKVVEILKEGDGTERHRSLGGSVKYENATDGSEEVSMGVEWSGA, encoded by the exons ATGTCCACCATGGTGTACCCAAGGGAGGAGAAACTGGACAAGCTGAGCCAAGAGGAGATAATTTCCAACACCAAACTGGTAATGCAAGGGCTGGAAGCACTCAAGAATGAACACAACTCCATCCTGCACAGCTTGCTGGAGACCATCAAGTGCCTgaagaaggatgaagaagccaATCTCGTGCATGAGAAATCCAACCTGCTCCGCAAGTCAGTGGAGATGATAGAACTGGGGCTTGGAGAAGCTCAG GTGATGATGGCATTGTCCAACCATCTGAACGCTGTGGAGTCGGAGAAGCAGAAGCTGCGTGCTCAGGTGAGGAGACTGTGCCAGGAGAACCAGTGGCTGCGTGATGAGCTtgccaacacccagcagaagctgcagcgTAGTGAGCAGACCGTGGctcagctggaggaggagaagaaacaCCTTGAGTTCATGAACCAGCTGAAGAAGTATGACGAGGATGTCTCACCTTCG gaggagaaggagggtgaCTCCACCAAGGACTCTCTGGATGACCTATTCCCaaatgaggaggaggagcatGGTCCTGGAT TGCcccaccagcacagcagtgccgtggcagctgcccagcagggaggttATGAGATTCCGGCACGCTTGCGCACCCTCCACAACCTTGTCATCCAGTACGCCTCCCAGGGACGCTATGAGGTGGCTGTGCCACTCtgcaagcaggcactggaggaCCTGGAGAAGACATCAGGCCATGATCACCCTGATGTGGCTACCATGCTCAACATTCTAGCACTAGTGTACAG GGATCAGAACAAATACAAAGAAGCAGCACACCTCTTGAATGATGCTCTTTCCATCCGTGAGAAGACTCTAGGCAAAGACCACCCAGCG GTGGCAGCGACTTTGAACAATTTGGCTGTTCTCTATGGCAAGAGAGGGAAGTACAAAGAAGCAGAGCCGCTGTGTAAGCGAGCCCTGGAGATCCGTGAGAAG GTTCTAGGCAAAGACCATCCTGATGTGGCCAAGCAGCTGAACAACCTGGCCCTGTTGTGCCAGAACCAGGGCAAGTATGATGAGGTGGAGTACTATTACTGCCGGGCCCTGGAGATCTACGAGAGCTGCCTGGGTCCTGACGACCCCAATGTGGCCAAGACTAAGAACAACCTG GCTTCCTGTTACCTGAAGCAAGGCAAATACAAAGATGCAGAGGTGCTGTATAAGGAGATCCTTACCCGTGCTCACGTGAAGGAGTTTGGCTCTGTGGATG ATGAGCACAAGCCAATCTGGATGCATgcagaggagagagaggagatgAGCAAG AGCAAGCACAGAGACAGTGCTCCCTATGCTGAGTATGGTGGCTGGTACAAGGCCTGTAAGGTTAGCAG CCCAACTGTGAACACCACTCTGAGGAACCTGGGTGCGCTGTACCGGCGCCAGGGCAAGCTGGAGGCAGCCGAGACCTTGGAGGAGTGCGCGGTTCGCTCCCGACGACAG GGCATTGACCCAATCAACCAGACGAAGGTGGTGGAGATCCTGAAGGAGGGGGATGGCACAGAGAGGCACCGGAGCCTGGGGGGCAGTGTCAAGTACGAGAATGCCACAGACGGTAGCGAGGAAGTGAGTATGGGCGTGGAATGGAGCGGG
- the KLC4 gene encoding kinesin light chain 4 isoform X4, which produces MSTMVYPREEKLDKLSQEEIISNTKLVMQGLEALKNEHNSILHSLLETIKCLKKDEEANLVHEKSNLLRKSVEMIELGLGEAQVMMALSNHLNAVESEKQKLRAQVRRLCQENQWLRDELANTQQKLQRSEQTVAQLEEEKKHLEFMNQLKKYDEDVSPSEEKEGDSTKDSLDDLFPNEEEEHGPGLPHQHSSAVAAAQQGGYEIPARLRTLHNLVIQYASQGRYEVAVPLCKQALEDLEKTSGHDHPDVATMLNILALVYRDQNKYKEAAHLLNDALSIREKTLGKDHPAVAATLNNLAVLYGKRGKYKEAEPLCKRALEIREKVLGKDHPDVAKQLNNLALLCQNQGKYDEVEYYYCRALEIYESCLGPDDPNVAKTKNNLASCYLKQGKYKDAEVLYKEILTRAHVKEFGSVDDEHKPIWMHAEEREEMSKSKHRDSAPYAEYGGWYKACKVSSPTVNTTLRNLGALYRRQGKLEAAETLEECAVRSRRQGIDPINQTKVVEILKEGDGTERHRSLGGSVKYENATDGSEEA; this is translated from the exons ATGTCCACCATGGTGTACCCAAGGGAGGAGAAACTGGACAAGCTGAGCCAAGAGGAGATAATTTCCAACACCAAACTGGTAATGCAAGGGCTGGAAGCACTCAAGAATGAACACAACTCCATCCTGCACAGCTTGCTGGAGACCATCAAGTGCCTgaagaaggatgaagaagccaATCTCGTGCATGAGAAATCCAACCTGCTCCGCAAGTCAGTGGAGATGATAGAACTGGGGCTTGGAGAAGCTCAG GTGATGATGGCATTGTCCAACCATCTGAACGCTGTGGAGTCGGAGAAGCAGAAGCTGCGTGCTCAGGTGAGGAGACTGTGCCAGGAGAACCAGTGGCTGCGTGATGAGCTtgccaacacccagcagaagctgcagcgTAGTGAGCAGACCGTGGctcagctggaggaggagaagaaacaCCTTGAGTTCATGAACCAGCTGAAGAAGTATGACGAGGATGTCTCACCTTCG gaggagaaggagggtgaCTCCACCAAGGACTCTCTGGATGACCTATTCCCaaatgaggaggaggagcatGGTCCTGGAT TGCcccaccagcacagcagtgccgtggcagctgcccagcagggaggttATGAGATTCCGGCACGCTTGCGCACCCTCCACAACCTTGTCATCCAGTACGCCTCCCAGGGACGCTATGAGGTGGCTGTGCCACTCtgcaagcaggcactggaggaCCTGGAGAAGACATCAGGCCATGATCACCCTGATGTGGCTACCATGCTCAACATTCTAGCACTAGTGTACAG GGATCAGAACAAATACAAAGAAGCAGCACACCTCTTGAATGATGCTCTTTCCATCCGTGAGAAGACTCTAGGCAAAGACCACCCAGCG GTGGCAGCGACTTTGAACAATTTGGCTGTTCTCTATGGCAAGAGAGGGAAGTACAAAGAAGCAGAGCCGCTGTGTAAGCGAGCCCTGGAGATCCGTGAGAAG GTTCTAGGCAAAGACCATCCTGATGTGGCCAAGCAGCTGAACAACCTGGCCCTGTTGTGCCAGAACCAGGGCAAGTATGATGAGGTGGAGTACTATTACTGCCGGGCCCTGGAGATCTACGAGAGCTGCCTGGGTCCTGACGACCCCAATGTGGCCAAGACTAAGAACAACCTG GCTTCCTGTTACCTGAAGCAAGGCAAATACAAAGATGCAGAGGTGCTGTATAAGGAGATCCTTACCCGTGCTCACGTGAAGGAGTTTGGCTCTGTGGATG ATGAGCACAAGCCAATCTGGATGCATgcagaggagagagaggagatgAGCAAG AGCAAGCACAGAGACAGTGCTCCCTATGCTGAGTATGGTGGCTGGTACAAGGCCTGTAAGGTTAGCAG CCCAACTGTGAACACCACTCTGAGGAACCTGGGTGCGCTGTACCGGCGCCAGGGCAAGCTGGAGGCAGCCGAGACCTTGGAGGAGTGCGCGGTTCGCTCCCGACGACAG GGCATTGACCCAATCAACCAGACGAAGGTGGTGGAGATCCTGAAGGAGGGGGATGGCACAGAGAGGCACCGGAGCCTGGGGGGCAGTGTCAAGTACGAGAATGCCACAGACGGTAGCGAGGAA
- the MRPL2 gene encoding large ribosomal subunit protein uL2m, protein MAVPVAVPVPAGAGRDPLGHHPPSQRRSPFKSKMAAASAPPAAARRLPAAPALPRRPRPVRRRLPAAMAALGLCRALGALLLSAGPRRARPPPLPPGPRPCLPGPVSVLAACRGLGGSAPRCTTDPLWKCRTKYTVRPVGMKKTGGRDHTGRLRVRGIGGGHKRRYRMIDFQRLRYEEGAPPEPFTEKVISVRYDPCRSADIALVAGGNRKRWIIATENMQPGSTITTSPHISRMAVSASEGDAYPLGALPVGTLICNLESHPGKGAQYIRAAGTCGVLLRKVNGTAIVQLPSKRHMQVLETCVATVGRVSNVDHNKRVIGKAGRNRWLGKRPHTGLWHRKGGWAGRKIKPLPPMKSYVNLPRVKAVE, encoded by the exons ATGGCGGTCCCGGTCGCTGTCCCGGtcccggcgggggcggggcgaGACCCGCTCGGGCACCACCCGCCCTCTCAGCGGCGCAGCCCCTTTAAATCCAAGATGGCCGCCGCCTCAGCCCCGCCGGCCGCAGCGCGCCGCCTGCCGGCGGCCCCGGCTCTGccgcggcggccccgccccgtCCGGCGGCGCCTTCCCGCGGCCATGGCGGCGCTGGGGCTCTGCCGCGCCCTCGGCGCTCTCCTGCTGTCCGCGGGCCCCCGCCGCGCCCGgcccccgccgctgccgcccggccCCCGGCCCTGCCTGCCGGGGCCGGTGTCGGTGCTGGCCGCCTGCCGCGGGCTGGGCGGCTCGGCGCCGCGCTGCACCACCGACCCGCTGTGGAAGTGCCGGACCAAGTACACGGTGCGGCCCGTGGGCATGAAGAAGACGGGCGGGCGCGACCACACAG GCCGCCTCCGCGTGCGGGGAATCGGTGGGGGACACAAGCGGCGCTACCGCATGATCGACTTCCAGCGCCTGCGCTACGAGGAGGGGGCCCCGCCGGAGCCCTTCACCGAGAAGGTCATCAGCGTCCGATACGACCCTTGCAG GTCGGCTGACATCGCCCTGGTGGCCGGCGGCAACCGCAAGCGCTGGATCATCGCCACGGAGAACATGCAGCCCGGGAGCACCATCACGACCTCGCCTCACATTAGCAGGATGGCAG TGTCAGCCAGTGAAGGGGACGCGTACCcgctgggagctctgcctgtTGGCACGCTGATCTGCAACCTGGAGAGCCACCCTGGGAAGGGAGCACAGTACATCCGCGCAGCTG GTACTTGTGGGGTGCTGCTGCGGAAAGTGAACGGGACAGCCATCGTGCAGCTGCCGTCCAAAAGGCACATGCAG GTGCTGGAGACGTGCGTGGCCACGGTGGGCCGCGTGTCCAACGTGGATCACAACAAGCGGGTGATCGGCAAGGCGGGCCGGAACCGCTGGCTGGGCAAGCGCCCGCACACGGGCTTGTGGCACCGCAAGGGTGGCTGGGCCGGGCGCAAGATCAAGCCTCTCCCGCCCATGAAAAGCTACGTCAACCTGCCACGGGTCAAAGCAGTGGAGTGA